Sequence from the Castanea sativa cultivar Marrone di Chiusa Pesio chromosome 12, ASM4071231v1 genome:
ataaatacattaatatataatatataaaaataatatattttctcctTAAATTTTTGTACGAGGTTCATTTTTTatccacaaaatttttttaaaaaaaatttttggtaaaatacaATTAACTTCCTTGAGCCTTGAAGTTTGGGTTAATGTTAatgagatttaaaattttttaaaattgaccaacttaattcttaattattatgaaaaataagaaaaatgagtaaTAATTTAGGGTGCAAATTGAGTATActagtttatggatcaaattggtcaattttgacttttgaaaaGTCCTAACCTAGCTGAAGTTAGTGCAAAACTTAGAGCTACAAACTGtattttaccttcttttttttttttttcataaactttGAAAACATTCCACCATATATCTTTCCATCATCTTACTGTCTCATGTTAACTTTTACCCTATGTATAATGCATCATAAATgaatgttgaaattttttttttttccattagaTAATTAACATGGGccaattcattaaaaaaatttaccccaaaaaataaatcaacacATTGTGCCAAATGATTGATCATGCACACTTCTAGACTTTCCAAATTGACAAAAACACCACTCTCTATCTAGGCTGTCAACTCAGATTGACAAAAAACAATCCTCAAATCTCAAATTAGAGCTTATAGAAAACCCCCCAAATACCATATGAAAATCCCAAATTCATAtgcattttgtttttgaggagTGAACGTTTTGTTTTTacttcaaaaaaggaaaaaaaaaaaatttatgtgagaATTCTAACATAACAGCTGTAATTCTGTGGTGTAAAGTGATGCATGTATGTATCATCTTCTAATATAATTCCCCTATTTTGATCATGAGGCAAGGGTCTGCTTGAAAACTGAGGTAACATAATTGGAAAAAGTATAATATACTTGatcattattttgtttgtaaataatttaaatCGAAATCCAGcatataaacaacaaaaaatcaggAACACAATGAgatagggagagagaaagaacaaaagAGTATGCATATATAAACTTCAAACTATGACCACAATAAGGCTTTAACCATACGCCTATCACTAATAATTTGGAGGTTTTCTCTAATTCAGATATTTGAGGATAtgttctaaaaataaataaaagatatgttTTTGCATTAATTTGGGTTGGCTACATAGAAAGTGGGGTGtgttttgataaatttcaaatgtcCAATAGTGTGTGTGACCAATCAATTAGTGCCACgtgttgtttttaattttgactGAGTTAGTCCATGTTAGATTATCTAATGCTAAAAATATACCATATTAGCATTCTGTTTGAACATGTAGAATAAAAGTCAacataagttgacaaaaaaggaCATAAACTAGAAccttttttaaagttttggaaCGAAAAGTGAGCTTTTTACTATTTGATGATGAGCAAAGTTTATGACTAAAAACCAATAttttaatatgtaaaaataaaaataaaaagtaaatttgtttttatattttgttcttGATGAGGAGAAGATAACTAAGACAAAGAATAcaagttctttttttacttatttattaagattttaATTTAAGATATTTAATCATCTTAATTCTTCATCTACTTcatctatatctatactatCTATAAGAAGATTTCTCTTTTTAGATTGGACTTTTAtatagttcaaaaatacccttaaaccttaacttttaagagaaaaaaacttgaggacaatccggtaaaataTATCTTcaactccacttaaaatgcTTACAAAATATAATACTTTCCGACTAATCCATATTTTCTaaacaaacttatccaaattttaaaataaataaataaataaatatatatgacaccaaatccaaaaaaaaaaagatttatcaCATGCGCAAAACTAATGTAACGAAGGATAGTTTTCATAGAAGTTTAAATTTAAGGCTCCCTAGGGGGTTGGTCTGGCATCTGGTATTGACTACCCTCTGTAATAATTTGGACTTCTGAGTAAGACCAATgaaacctttttttcttttttgcttgaaaTGGATTTTGTACTTCTTTCAAGAATCCTCTAATTTTTTGCACAAACATTAGGTCATTAATCCACAAATTTCTCAATACCTTCATCTTCAAATACATATCTACCAATTGATTTATcccctaaaaatattttttccttgtgaaataaaacttttattgcGTGGGTAAcaagggtaaaaaaaataaaaataaaaataaatttcattaaagacTAGGGTCCTCTACTCCCAATCCGCTGAAAACGCAAGAGGGGGAGGGAACCCAGCCcacaaaagaattttaaaaagccCATCTACTCAATACATGGGTAGCATCTTTAGGAACCCATCCAAAAGAACAGAGCAAAATCCTTAGCTTTAAGTATGCAATAATAATTGCACACCTTTGGTACggtgatcactccacaagtataaatgcttgtagagGGTGGAGGATAAGGGTCGAGattcaaatcttcaaaaggGAACTTCATacgcatatacacttagattatgctagaagaaaaattctatcttgtaaaaaataaaaaaagaaagtatgcAATAATATATCATCCACACACAATATCTACAATTTTCCAACTAAATGACTTCCCTAAGTTGTTGATGGCCTCTACACAAGACAAACAATCTCCTTTGACCGAAATCTTTAGCAAAAGGAAAGTGGTGATGTATGTAAAATAACTCATTAGACAAAGCACTAAtaactttatttattaattcttcACATTGTGATAAATACAAAATGTTTGAAACATACCCAcacaaataaaatgatattcATAGTTTACAAATGAGAATATATCTACATAAAGAATGTATTTACAAAGAATAATGTTAGTTAcagaaaaattttcataaatttttttttcttaacaaagATCCCTTTCACTCAAgatcaacaattgtgaaaaaaatgttGCTGAAAATGGTAAGTGCCAATACGTATTGATTTACTTAATGAGAAAGAAAGATAACCTAATTCTACAAGCAAAATTAAGTTCAAAGGCTAAGAAAAATAAAGGTGCGCAAAAAGAACTGCTTTTAGAAAGGCTAGGCtatccatctttttcttttcagatAAATGTCACTGCTAgcttctaaatttcaaattacttAATGCACTAATTTCATGCTGTTACATCACCTTCTGTATCAgactaaaaaacaaaatgcaCTCCACTTATAACTAAAATGGACGAATTTCATTTGGGCTCTCCATTCTTTACAAATGCTAGGATATCTACATATGTCAATGATGACACATATTCCTCTTCAAAATGAAAAGACTCTTTTACAAAACAGAAAGCTATATTTGACCCAAACATTAAACTCTAAAGCTTGAATTTGACAGCCtaatagcaaaataatttaCTTAATCTCTGTCATATGCCATTAAAGTTAGGTTGCTCTTCTCAAATTCCTTTGAAACTTCCAATATTCTACGTGCTCTGAAGCATGGCAATGTGCTGGCTCAAGCTCTGTCCAGTACTTGCATGGTGCAGCTGAATCGCAAACGTAACAATAACACTGCATTCCATCAATATACGAAAATTTATCAGTATATCTTTATGTATAACAGGTATAAAACTATGTGCACTTAAACACTGATTAAATTAGCTGTTAAATAAAACTATCACCATCTTGCAGAAGTTCTCATGAGGTGTTGTATGAAAGGGGAAGTTGAGACAAACATGCCTTGAATGTGGATAATCTCTAAGAGCCACCTATTTATCattaatcaaattatatatCAAAACCTCTCAGtaaaacacacatacaaacacaaacacttCCAATGATACTAATATATTAAGATTGTAAATATAACACACTGATAACACAAAAGCAAGTTAACCAGacatcaagtttttgaaaaaaaaaaagtgcaatcCATACCTGGCCTCTTTCAGCAATAACAAAGAGATCATTAGCACCATCAGGATGACCATCAATAAGATTATTGTTCATGGAGAGGTTGAAGACATCGAGGGGCTCGTAAGGGTCGAACTCCAAGATGAAACAGTCCTCTATTTCTTCTATGCGCTTCATGTCCGCCTTTTCTTTGAGACAAAATATGGATCTAATTGGAGACCcaatagaagaagatgaaatgTCTCCGACTTCATAGTAACTTGATTCATCTGAAGAAGTAATTGACTTCATCTGACTAAcaagttttctctctttctcggATGAGAAGGGTGATATATTAAGCTCATTTTcactcattttctttcttctgtTTGGTTACCAAGAAGTTGAGTCCCTATAAATCAAGACGCAGAGtgtactactactactacagcAACTAAAACTTTCGATAAAGGCTAAGTTAAGTGGATCTTTGGGGTCCTTAACCAAAAAAGATATTATACTGACGAATTAACCAATGTTTTCTTgcttcatctttttcttctgtCCTCTATGAAAGTTTTGCTTACtcaatagggaaaaaaaatctactccTCCCTTTTGgcccatttttaaaaaaaaacaacaataataattaactgGAAAAATTGTTTCCTTCAAATCCCACATTTTACTAATCCACCGGTAGTCAAATTTACTTTTGAAACATTAATAGCATCCAGTTCAATAAATTCGAGGTAAAAATTAGGGTATCTAGTCAGTTctttaaaaatacaaacattTTCCTCTACTTTGAGCCCATGCTTGAAGGCCTACATTGATGTAGGCATTTCATTCAGAATTAACACTAAACAGGAAGTGGACACAActtcaaataaattttctaatttagaactgcattgtttaaaataatataagacATAGATCTGGACAAGAtttcaattcctttttttttttttttggaagtacTGGAAGTAACTCAACTTCATCCACTCATCTCCAAAAAACTTATGAACCCTCTACCAACATGTGCAAGGGATTCGAATGCTGACAATTTTTTGGGGAGGGAGGACACAAATCCTTGCTTTCACCTTCTGCAAAAGACCAGGAATCAGACTCCAGTTCCTTAATTTACTAATAGAATTTCAAACATTTTACACCCATCTCTCATTCTCTCACCATCCTTTACATATATCATAGCATGTATatacattcataaataaaacAACCCAAAATGAAGGGATAATAGCACATATGCCTCTTTAAATGAAACAGGTTTCCTACAAAGTAGAAACATATCTAAAGAACCCACATATCAAATTCTAAGCATCAATTTGACAGCATTAAAGCAAaacaatttactttttcttttgtcatGTACCACTGTACCAGAAAGTCAGAAACCCATTAACTACAATAAAGcgcaaagaaagaaaaacttctTCAATCCCAAACAACTGGTagttttttccttaaatttctCCGGGACTTCCAATCTCCAACCTTCTCTGAAGCATGGCAGTGTGCTTGTTCATGCTGCATCCAATACTTGCACGGGGCAGATGAATCGCAAACATAACAGTAACACTGCAATAATTGCATagaatgaaatttgttataGAATGGAGATAAAGTATACGTCCCATATTGCTTAAATGTTAAATCCCATTACCAGCTTGCAGTATTGCTCATGAGGTGTTGTCTCAAAAGGGAATTTCATACAGAGATGCCTTGAATGTGGATAATCTCTGCAAGCCACCTATTCACCATCaatcaaaatgaaaacattttagGACAGCACATTCACAGAAAGATTTTGAGTAAAACACACACGGCTGGTGGGCTTAGAACAACAGACACCATCCTTTAGTAATATTACTTTACAAGCATACCAATCAAGGGCACTCTTGCCTACTCACTTGCACACGCACTTAGACTCACTTGCACACAACTTTGAGCCACATGGATGGCACAAAAAAAAGACCCTATCTTACAGTATGTTTGGAAGGAGAAGGGAGTAAAGGGTAACAGGGGAAGGAGAGGAGAGGAAAGGGGAATGGTTACCCCTTCCccttgtttgggttttttttaaaatatagataTCCCTCCCCtttgtttggatattttaaaaattaagtactTTGTTCAGATATTCCAATAATTAAGTACGTGGAAGAAATGTGAGAGATATGGtcatataaattgacaattatgACACTTTTAGCTAATTCAATTGTTATAAGTGTAGGAGGGGGATTCGAACCATGGTTCTCCTCGTAAAGGAGACCAGGCAATGCCACTAAATTACAAGAAATAgatataaattgacaatttaatttttttttaatatgagtGGAACCGCTCCCCTCCACCTCCAAATTCATCCGATTTGGGGAAATTAAACATGAGGGATTTGGAGAGATAAGATATCCCTTTCAAATCCCCTCAAACCCTTCACCCTCCAAACATCCCAACAGGGTTTAACTCACACCGGTGCCAGGCACTGTTGCACAAAAGATACACCTCCTTCGTGTTTAACATAGTTGTTACCTAGTCACACGATGACACCTAGAATTTCAACTCCTAAAATTGTGATCTTTACTTAGCCTCACACACAAAATCCTTCCAGCCATGATATATCACTACTTAAAATCTTCTGTGTCACCTTCAGGGTAGGTCTCACTGCCATCAACAATCTTCCACAACGCTCCAACGAGGACTTTATGTAGATGCATCAATTACTATTATGGTAGTTGTTGAGCTTCTCCATTGCACAAGCCATGTTGAcaatttaactttatttaagCCCACATACTACCAACTAAACTTGACCTCAAACCAATGAAACATCACATGATTCATGATTGGTGTGATGGCGAAGCTCAACAACAATTATAGACATGTTAGATGTTACATATACGTAAACGAAGAATCGGGCAAAATAAACAACAAGATGAACCACTAACCCAATAGTCACacatctctcactctcacacctAACTCTTCCACACTAATAAcacaatttgttttttctttttgggtttttgataagtcaattattttttaaaaatttaaatgaacaCAGAAAATGAAAGCCAAACTTTCTGTCACAATAACACAAATGACACGCTTACAATGTCTGTAAGCATAGCCAACTTACAATCAATCTCCAATGCCGCCATTCCATGATAACACcaaagtaaagaaaaagaaaaaaacccatcATTCAATTTCATCAATAACAACATAAAAATGGGCCTTTTCGTGTTCTACATTTCCTTaacaaccaaaaccaaaaagacccattacataaaaaagaaaacccatcaCAGAAAAGAGAAAATCATTGAAATGGGTGGTGATTAAAGAATCCAAACCTGGCCTTTCTCAGCAACAACAGAGACTTCATTATCAATAGGACTATTGCTAACAGAGAGCTTTGAGATATCAATGGAGTCAAAGGGATCGAAGTCCAATATGAAACATTCCTCGATCTCTTCAATGCGTTTGATGTCAGTGTTTCTTTTGACGCAAAACACGGGTCTCAACGGAGTCCCAttatcttcttcctcttctgaaTATCTCTCAGACGGGGAAGGAGATATCTCAATCACCTGTGTCCCATTTTTTGCCATTTTCTGATTTTCTGTTTGGTAACCGAGAAAATGATTCCCTGTCTGTGATTTTAGCGATGCCATCGACTACTACACTGTGAGCAGAGCGACTCGGATTTCGAAAATATTTAGGTTTTGGAATTCGTGGAGTGGACCGTTGGAATTCCCCACAAATCAAACACAATGAGTGAAAATGGAGGAAGCAAACGACGCcgttttgtttttggttgttttttttcactttctagCTATCATAAAGAAAGGGgagatattaaataaataaataaatatctcacttttaatattttcttcattaaaaaagtattttgccaaaagaaaaatagtttttaaagtTTATCATTCCATCATCTCCATCTTATCTATCCCAATTCCCCACTATCTTAAGAGATTGAGATTATCAAGGGAATATAAATCTgattaagatttttcttttggctaaggattaataaaagtaaaaagtaacTTTAGAGACATATAAAGTGACAAAATTTTGTGTCACAATTCACCACATGAGTTGTGAGTAGTAAAAATGTGACAGTGGGTCTATGTGAGACACACTTTTACCACTTACAACCCATCATACAGCGAGTTATGACacaaaattgtgtaattttatGTGTTCACAACattattcaaaaacaaattgaaaagtttgagctaaaaaaaatgagttagattaagaaattttggattttttttttatagataaagtGGATGTCTCGAATAGTTTGTAATATtagaatttataaaataatggaaaaaaaatgagtacattCTTTAAGCCATACTTCAAGGCACTACTTGATTTGTGTTAGTGTGTAAATTTAAGTGCCTCATCGTCTAATAGGCCAAGTTCAGAGTGACACAATTCTTCTTGACATAGCAACCTCATCAAGGCTCAGTCTTCACATTCAACGATCAAGTAAGTGAACTCCATTTCCCTGCTAAGAATCAAAGTTTGGAGCATAACCAATGTGCAACAAGTACCATGAAGACGGAGGCTATTAGATTAAGTTCCCATGAATCTAAGGATATAAATAGTGTCATGATTGAAAACTCTATGCCACCAAATAATGGAACAATAACTCATTTTGAATGATGTGTATATTTACCTTTTGATTTCTTAACCATCaaatttttaccttgaaatgaACTCTCTTGATTTCGAAGCAAATGGAAAGAATCCTTTTCCACACAAGTTTTAGTACATTATGCAGTGACGGCACCAAATTTTTTTGCCTGGGGCCAAACTATTGTATtgaatataaactataaatacatatatacaataggaaaaaaaaaaaatttctctcctTTATCTTTTGGGTAGTTCTATGTGTTATTACAccataatatattaaatacttACTCATGCTGTTACTTCACCAATTTACCATAAATAATTAACTAAACGTTAAAGTtagtatttatcaaaaaatcatGTTTATTAGATAAGTGTAAGTACACAATTGtacttggacccaaagacaatcacgggctcaggcccaatgagccttaaacaa
This genomic interval carries:
- the LOC142621154 gene encoding RPM1 interacting protein 13-like encodes the protein MASLKSQTGNHFLGYQTENQKMAKNGTQVIEISPSPSERYSEEEEDNGTPLRPVFCVKRNTDIKRIEEIEECFILDFDPFDSIDISKLSVSNSPIDNEVSVVAEKGQVACRDYPHSRHLCMKFPFETTPHEQYCKLCYCYVCDSSAPCKYWMQHEQAHCHASEKVGDWKSRRNLRKKLPVVWD
- the LOC142618690 gene encoding RPM1 interacting protein 13-like — translated: MKSITSSDESSYYEVGDISSSSIGSPIRSIFCLKEKADMKRIEEIEDCFILEFDPYEPLDVFNLSMNNNLIDGHPDGANDLFVIAERGQVALRDYPHSRHVCLNFPFHTTPHENFCKMCYCYVCDSAAPCKYWTELEPAHCHASEHVEYWKFQRNLRRAT